The proteins below come from a single Oncorhynchus gorbuscha isolate QuinsamMale2020 ecotype Even-year linkage group LG12, OgorEven_v1.0, whole genome shotgun sequence genomic window:
- the cenpw gene encoding centromere protein W: MLKKVPKATLKSLMRKKANTRIGTAADAMVELNVLLFLHSLAEEARTKAFEEKSATIKAHHVKAVSKKLLKRARG; the protein is encoded by the exons ATGTTGAAAAAGGTGCCCAAGGCTACATTAAAGTCTCTAATGAGGAAGAAAGCCAACACTCGTATAGGCACAGCGGCAGATGCAATG GTTGAGCTGAACGTGCTGCTATTTCTGCATAGCCTCGCAGAAGAGGCGAGGACGAAAGCTTTTGAGGAGAAATCGGCTACTATCAAAGCGCACCACGTCAAAGCAGTATCCAAG AAACTGCTGAAACGAGCCcgagggtga
- the LOC123991647 gene encoding E3 ubiquitin-protein ligase rnf146-like, translated as MASCGEVDHSVDSVSSSKVEDGGDAFTGDSPNSPTPSANPVPECAICLQTCVHPVRLPCRHVFCFLCVKGASWHSKRCALCRQEVPEDFMEHPTLLSPEELKAAAAGGRGGTGPGSAGGDHAWYYEGRNGWWQYDERTSRELEDAFAKGRKSAEMLIAGFLYVADLENMVQYRRNEHGRRRRMKRDVVDIPKKGVAGLRLDPDPTPPVVAVAAVPVTAATVERPSSADGEDVTGRSQAGGLGVVIPAPPVRPPTVLGAHPATSVSISLEDSLSQLLISQPEGEEEENEEVASRISQVYESASGSSEDEDGGGDEVGRGWGRERGGREVGSRRRPRHRLLQRRLREVQPDRLPPGGGSSSGGLSVRSRSPDGQCTVTEV; from the coding sequence ATGGCGAGCTGTGGTGAGGTGGACCACTCAGTGGACTCTGTGTCCTCCTCAAAGGTAGAAGATGGAGGGGACGCCTTCACTGGTGACTCCCCCAACTCACCTACCCCCTCGGCAAACCCCGTGCCGGAATGTGCCATCTGCCTCCAGACCTGTGTCCACCCGGTTCGCCTGCCCTGCCGCCATGTTTTCTGTTTCCTGTGCGTCAAAGGAGCCTCCTGGCACAGCAAGCGCTGCGCTCTTTGCCGACAGGAAGTACCTGAGGACTTCATGGAGCATCCCACTCTGCTGTCCCCAGAGGAGCTGAAGGCAGCAGCCgcaggaggacgaggaggaaccGGGCCAGGGAGCGCTGGCGGAGACCATGCATGGTACTATGAGGGGAGGAACGGCTGGTGGCAGTATGACGAGAGGACCAGCCGTGAGCTGGAGGACGCTTTCGCCAAGGGCAGGAAGAGCGCTGAGATGCTGATTGCTGGCTTCCTGTACGTGGCTGACCTGGAGAACATGGTGCAGTATCGCCGCAACGAGCACGGTCGCCGCCGACGCATGAAGCGTGATGTGGTAGACATTCCCAAAAAGGGCGTGGCCGGACTCAGACTGGACCCTGACCCCACCCCGCCAGTTGTTGCCGTGGCAGCTGTTCCGGTCACAGCGGCAACAGTGGAACGGCCAAGCTCTGCTGATGGGGAGGATGTGACTGGACGGTCGCAGGCGGGGGGCTTAGGGGTTGTCATCCCGGCTCCTCCAGTCAGACCCCCCACAGTCCTGGGTGCCCACCCTGCCACCTCAGTCTCCATCTCCCTTGAAGACTCTCTGTCCCAGCTCCTCATCAGCCAaccagagggggaggaagaggagaatgaaGAGGTAGCTTCAAGAATAAGCCAGGTGTACGAGTCAGCATCTGGTAGCAGTGAGGAtgaggatggtggtggtgatgaagtAGGGCGGGGGTGgggtagggagagggggggacGGGAAGTTGGGTCTCGACGGAGGCCCAGACATAGACTCCTACAGCGCCGGCTCAGAGAGGTCCAGCCTGACAGACTGCCACCTGGAGGTGGGTCCTCCAGCGGAGGCCTCAGTGTGCGCTCACGCAGCCCTGACGGTCAATGCACTGTCACTGAGGTGTGA